GGAGTCAGCCTTGTGGTCTATGATAAGGAAAACGGGACTCGCTTCTTTACTAAAGAATTTTCCAAGGATGAATTGAAGACTGAAGCAGGAAGAACAGAATTAGAAATTTATAATAATTCTGTTTCTAAGGGAGAGCAAGGACCCGAGATCAAAATGGACACTGACTCGGCCCAATTATTTTTGAGCTATAAGACCGGTTGGTCAAAAGCGGTTTCTCTTTCTGGGGGAAAGATCTCACTTCCCGTTACGGATAGATTCGTTCAAGCCGACATGGCATTTTCATTCGTTCCAGTGCAAGGATATCTTGTATTGAATGGGAACAAGATAGAGTTAAATGGCAAGGGAGGAATGGAACATCTTCTGACCAATTACGAAGTCTATAAGTACAGTCGACGCTGGGAATTGTATCGCTCTCAAAATAGCGCAGGTGAAAAACTCTATACCGGAGGATTCATTGGGAATGACAGTTTTCCGGGAGGAGAAGTTCGCACTGTCAGCACGATGGACGCTGCAGGAAAAATACTATTCTCAGCAAAAGTGCTCAGCTCCGAAGTTTTAGAAATGGAAACGGAACCATTCTCAAACTATGAATTGCCGATCAAAGAAAGATTTCATCTGGATTCTCAAAACTCCTGCAGCCTAACTCTCACTCGCAAACAAACCGTAGGACAGATCAGTGTGCTTTCGAATATATCTGCAGTGCTTCGCTTCTTCGTGCGCTTGTTTTTTACCAGGCCATATCAGCTATACTATATCTCGGATGCGAGATTGGATTGCAAGCAAGCACCGGAAGGAAGTGGAACCCTGCCCAAAGATCCGAATTTTAAGGGAATCTTTTCTTATTATCTAATCAATCCTTGATTATAGAAAAGGCTGCCAGAATCGGCAGCCTTATAAGAATATCCGAGAACATTTTTTTCGGACGCACTCAGATAAGGGAGACCGCTCCGGTTTAAGCGGCCTTCTCGTTCGATCTGGATCTTCTTTGCTGAAGCAAGAGGTTTCCATAATATACTGCAGTGAGAATGATCAGTATCCAAGGAATCAAATCTCCATAAAGAACATAGAATCCAGGAGGAGAGTCTATGACTTGGATCTGTTGCCAGGTGGTTTCTGCAGTCATGAGGCCTGTCGATTTTCCAGGAATAAAATGTCCAAGATGATCTACAAATCCCGAAATCCCGGAGTTAGTGGATCGAACGATCCAACGCCTCCATTCTATCGCTCTCAGTCTTCCCAATTCAAAATGCTGATCACTTTCGGTAGTTGTTCCATACCATTTGTCGTTGGTTAGGTTCGCAATGAACTGAGGATTGCCTGAGTCTTTGAATTTTCTTACGAACTCAGGAACAATTACTTCGTAACAAATCAGAGGAAGGAATGGTCCTGCCTCTTTTACTTCTGATTGCAAAGGAGCATAGTAGTTTCGGACAAAATCAGCATCCAATCCTTCTGTCCTTTCCCAAGTGATTGGAAGTAATGAAGTAGGCTCTTTCGGAGCAGAAGAATAATAATGCAATAGATCGAATGATTCGCCCGGATCGAAACGACCAGTTTGCGGACTTAGATCGTACATGAACTCGAAAGGCATTGTCTCTCCGAACATGACCAAGTATTGTTTTTGGTAAGCTTGTCTTCTTACTCCATTCGGATCATACACCACGTTATTATTGAAATAGCGTAGATATTCTTTGCCTGAGCTCTTCTTCTTATAAGCCGCGTCGATCTCATTGAATAGAACGTTGGCTCTGTATCGATTCGCAAAAGAGATCATTAGAGAATCGAAGCGAGACCAGTACATCCCGATCGTTTCCATAAGTGGAGCCTTGCGAGCAGAATAGTAAGGAATTCCAGCCTCGGGCAAAACGATCAGGTCAGGATTCTTGCCGGCTTTCTGGACTGCATCTTCTACCATTTTGTCCATGTGAGCCATATGTTCTTCTATGACCTGTCTTGGAGACCTTCCTCTCTCGTCTCGGATACTCATTGGAGCGTTCGGCTGAACTACCAAGACTTCGAGAGTTTTGGTTGGAACCACATTCTTCCATTTGAAATAGAGAGAAGTTCCCACGATCAAGAAAATAGCGAGTAACGCAAATGGCAAAGCCCAGAATCTTCCAAAATGAGTACGCTTCTCTTTGGATTTTAGGATCTCTAGGATATGAAGAGGATTCGTTTCAAAAAGAGTATAAGAGATCACGAATACCAAAAATGAAAGTCCATAGACTCCAGTAATCTCAACCGTTTGGGCCAAGATAATATTTCCGGCAGCTAAATTTCCCCAATACCAAGGAAACAATTGATATCCTAACATGTCCGCAGCCATTCCACAGGCGCCGGCGACCCAAACACTATGTCTTCCTACTCTTCTGGAGAGAAAGGAATAGGATACCAAAAAGAGTGGGAACTTTACTCCGAACAGGACCCCGGATAATAGAAGAAGAATGAATGCTACGATCCAAGGGAAATTCCCGAAGACCATAGCCATGTGATGGATCCAATGAAATGCGATCGCGTAGAAAGACATTCCGAATAGAAAACCATATCCTACTAATCTCCAATATCTTCCGGAATATTTATGAGCGATCCAAAATAAGCCGAAGGGAGCGATCCAAACGAAATGAGTGAGATAAAAAGGCGCAAAAGAGATGAAGCAGAAGACCCCTGTCCAAAGGAAACAAAACAGGTCAAAGGCTAGGGTTTTCTGAAATTCTTTAAAACGGTGTAAAAACGAATTCATGGATACCAACGTTGATCGGAAAAAAATAGTTTCGAGTCAATCGATTTCGATCCCGGTTCGAATCAGACGGTTCCCAAACCTAGTTACAGTTTTGATTCTTTTTTCCTAGATCCTGGATACGGTTTGCCAAGTTCTGTAATTGCTTGCCGTAGGAACAGGATGAAGGAGGATACCAATTAGCTGGTTGGATCATGAGTTCTCCTTATTTCAAAATCGTTGGTAAAAATCCGCTTCACGGCACCGTTATTCCGCAAGGAAACAAGAATGAAGCATTGCCGATCCTGGGTGCAGTATGTTTGGTCCCGGGAGAAACAATCATAGAAAATATCCCTTTGATCTCGGATGTGCTCATGCTCATGGATGTGCTCCGCCATCTCGGAATGGATGTAGAAGATAAGGGAGAAGGCACCTTCTTATTTAGAAATAATGGAAACTTAAAATCGGATCTCCCTTGGGAACTCTGTTCCAAGATAAGAGGCGCAGTCACCTTGGCAGGTCCCATTCTTGCAAAGACAGGAAGAGTCTTCCTTCCCCGCCCCGGCGGAGACAAGATCGGCAGAAGGAGAATGGACACTCACCTTCTCGCATTAGAAGCCTTAGGCGCTCATATAGAGATCTTTCCTGACGGATACGAAATCAAGGGAGATAGATTGAGAGGAGTCGATCTATTATTGGATGAGGCTTCTGTTACCGCGACAGAGAACGCTGTCATGGCAGCAGTCTTGGCAGAAGGTGTTACCATTATCCGACATGCTGCCAGCGAACCACATGTGCAAAGACTCTGTAAATTTTTAGTCTCTGCGGGAGCAAAGATCTCGGGCATTGGTTCCAATATTCTCACAATCGAAGGTGTGTCTTCCTTACATTCTCTGAAGTCTTCTCACAGAATAGGATCCGACTATCTAGAGATCGGAAGCTTTATCAGTTTGGCTGCAGTAACCGGTGGAGAGATCTTTATCGGAGATGTGGATCTAGAAGATATACGAATGATCCGCATGGTATATTCTCGCTTGGGAATAGAAGTTCGTCCTCAAGATGGAGGGGTACTTGTTCCTTCCGATCAAAAATTAGAAATCATTCCCGATTATCATGGAGCAACTCCCAAGATAGACGATTCTCCTTGGCCTGGCTTTCCGGCAGATATGACTTCGGTGGCTCTTGTCACTGCAACTCAATGCAAGGGTACTGTTCTTATTCACGAGAAGATGTTCGAGTCCAGACTCTTCTTCGTAGACAATATCATCTCGATGGGAGCGCAGATTATTCTATGTGATCCACATAGAGCCATAGTTATCGGACCGAACCGACTCTATGGACAAAAGGTAGCGAGTCCAGATATCAGAGCTGGAATGGCAATGATCATTGCGGCACTTTGTGCAGAAGGAACCAGCTCCATTCATAATATCGTCCAGATCGATAGAGGATTCCAAGACATAGACACTCGACTTAGATCTCTTGGCGCTCATATAGAGAGGATCGGCGGGGAATGAACCGAAAAGACTTCTTCCGGAAAGGGTTGGCAAAAGCTTTTTCCGTAATGGAAGAAGGAGTCAATGAAATCTCCGAAACCTGGAAAACTGCGACAGAGGAAAAAGGATCCGAAGATCCTGATACAAAAAAAGAAGAATCTCCTTCTTCAGAAGATTCAATAGCAATCCCTCTTCCTAAACCGGAAGGAAAGAAGTTCAAGGGATTTCGAAATCTACAATTTCCTCCGGGCGCGGACCAAACAGGAAAGAGATTCTTTTCCAAATGCACAGGATGCGGAGATTGCATTTATGCATGTCCTTATTCAGTTTTATTTCCTGTTCCGGATGACGTAACGGGCAAACATTTTCCAAGAATGGATGTGAACCTGAACGCATGCATGCTTTGCGAAGGTTATCCTTGCATTTCTTCCTGCCAAACAGGAGCTCTCAAGCATTACAAAAAAAACGAGTCTCCTAAATTCGGAAAGGCTGTTGGAAATTTCCAACATTGCATTAACTCCAGAACCGGAGAAAAAACCTGCGAGGCATGTGCGATCACATGTCCGATTCCGAAAGTAGTTAATTTCAAAGGGAATAAACCTACATTCTCAAAAGATTGCGTAGGTTGCGGACAATGTGTTTCTTCTTGTCCTACGTTTCCAAAAGCGATCCTAGTTAAGTAAGATGAGAAGCGATTGGTCTAATCGTTTTGGTTTTTGTCGGATCTGATTCGGATCTAAGCTGAAATTCTTCGAGAGAAGCGTTAATAACCGAGTGCTTTTCTAATCTTCTCTGGAATATCCTCGAACTTCGGATACTTATGTTTTTTTCCGTCAGGAAAGATCACATAATAAGTCCCGTTCAAGACTTCCATATAATAGTTTCCCTTCTTCTTTTGTCCTATCGAAGACTTGTCCATCTCCTTGACCATAGCTTGGTATCTAGGAGGAAGAGCCTGCCAAGAAGCATATACTTGGATTTCGCCGGCATGATTCACAGTGTATAAACCGTTCTCATGCATGATCTTGATTCCATTATAATCAAAGACCTCGAGCACATTCACCTTCGGCTCCTTCTTCTTAGGTGCGCGGTTTGGATCGATCTCATTCTCGAGTTCGTCTGATTGAATATTGTATTGAACAATCGACTTAGAATCCGAAGCTCTTCGATTTCTAGTCATCAAAATATAAAGATAAGAAAGCCCCGAAATAGAAAGAGCCGCAAGGATCAGAAATTCGAAATGTCTGGCAATCCAACCCATTTACTTTCTATATTCGATTGCTTTGCACGCAAATGGGACCGGATCTCCGGCCTGGGTCCAAAAGCTGCATTTCTCAAAGCCAATCGAAGTAACACAATTATCAATATCCTTCTTTCTGGATCTTCCGGGGATCAAAGAAGTGATATTTCGATTCGAGCTACATTCCATATCTTTCAAAGAATATGCAGTAAGCAATCTTGCAGAAGACTCCTCGAAAGAATAGAATTCCTCGTCTACGGTATAGCAATTCGATAGGAAGGAAAATAATGCGATCAGAAGAAAGAGAAACGTATATTTCAAATATTTATCTCCGGCGATTTGGGGAGAAGGAGAGGCACTTTTTCATCAACTGGAAGATCTACTTCTCCTAGAAAGGTTTTGTATTTAACGATCCCCTTAATTCTCAGGTTTGGATCCTTTCCTGCGAGTAAGGCTCTCACAACCAAAATCGCAAGTAATAATTTGTCCTGGTTTTGTCGATTTTCAAACGAGGTTTCTATTCTAGGAGTGATTATATTCTTTGATAAGGCGGA
Above is a window of Leptospira semungkisensis DNA encoding:
- a CDS encoding 4Fe-4S dicluster domain-containing protein, with amino-acid sequence MNRKDFFRKGLAKAFSVMEEGVNEISETWKTATEEKGSEDPDTKKEESPSSEDSIAIPLPKPEGKKFKGFRNLQFPPGADQTGKRFFSKCTGCGDCIYACPYSVLFPVPDDVTGKHFPRMDVNLNACMLCEGYPCISSCQTGALKHYKKNESPKFGKAVGNFQHCINSRTGEKTCEACAITCPIPKVVNFKGNKPTFSKDCVGCGQCVSSCPTFPKAILVK
- the lnt gene encoding apolipoprotein N-acyltransferase, with translation MNSFLHRFKEFQKTLAFDLFCFLWTGVFCFISFAPFYLTHFVWIAPFGLFWIAHKYSGRYWRLVGYGFLFGMSFYAIAFHWIHHMAMVFGNFPWIVAFILLLLSGVLFGVKFPLFLVSYSFLSRRVGRHSVWVAGACGMAADMLGYQLFPWYWGNLAAGNIILAQTVEITGVYGLSFLVFVISYTLFETNPLHILEILKSKEKRTHFGRFWALPFALLAIFLIVGTSLYFKWKNVVPTKTLEVLVVQPNAPMSIRDERGRSPRQVIEEHMAHMDKMVEDAVQKAGKNPDLIVLPEAGIPYYSARKAPLMETIGMYWSRFDSLMISFANRYRANVLFNEIDAAYKKKSSGKEYLRYFNNNVVYDPNGVRRQAYQKQYLVMFGETMPFEFMYDLSPQTGRFDPGESFDLLHYYSSAPKEPTSLLPITWERTEGLDADFVRNYYAPLQSEVKEAGPFLPLICYEVIVPEFVRKFKDSGNPQFIANLTNDKWYGTTTESDQHFELGRLRAIEWRRWIVRSTNSGISGFVDHLGHFIPGKSTGLMTAETTWQQIQVIDSPPGFYVLYGDLIPWILIILTAVYYGNLLLQQRRSRSNEKAA
- a CDS encoding LIC13255 family lipoprotein, translating into MKYTFLFLLIALFSFLSNCYTVDEEFYSFEESSARLLTAYSLKDMECSSNRNITSLIPGRSRKKDIDNCVTSIGFEKCSFWTQAGDPVPFACKAIEYRK
- the murA gene encoding UDP-N-acetylglucosamine 1-carboxyvinyltransferase, with product MSSPYFKIVGKNPLHGTVIPQGNKNEALPILGAVCLVPGETIIENIPLISDVLMLMDVLRHLGMDVEDKGEGTFLFRNNGNLKSDLPWELCSKIRGAVTLAGPILAKTGRVFLPRPGGDKIGRRRMDTHLLALEALGAHIEIFPDGYEIKGDRLRGVDLLLDEASVTATENAVMAAVLAEGVTIIRHAASEPHVQRLCKFLVSAGAKISGIGSNILTIEGVSSLHSLKSSHRIGSDYLEIGSFISLAAVTGGEIFIGDVDLEDIRMIRMVYSRLGIEVRPQDGGVLVPSDQKLEIIPDYHGATPKIDDSPWPGFPADMTSVALVTATQCKGTVLIHEKMFESRLFFVDNIISMGAQIILCDPHRAIVIGPNRLYGQKVASPDIRAGMAMIIAALCAEGTSSIHNIVQIDRGFQDIDTRLRSLGAHIERIGGE